In Desulfobacter hydrogenophilus, the genomic stretch TGGATATCAAGATTAGGGAAAAAGTGCCGTTCCAAGTGGTTCAAACCACCAAGGGTATTCATCTGACTTTTGAAGCATCTACGCTATCTCCGCCTGAATTTGATAAAGCCAAAGTAAGTCTGAGCGCCGAACAAAAATTAAATGCGGAATTTAAAGAGCCGGAGCAGGGGGCGTCAACGCTTCAAGGAGAGGGAAGTTCCATGGACCGGGATCCTTTGTTAAATCCTGCCTCGGTCAGGTACACCGGTGAGAAAATCAAACTGGATTTTTATGAAACAGATATTAAAAATGTTTTCAGGATATTGAAAAGTGTGAGTGGCAAAAACTTTGCCATTGATAAGGATGTGGAAGGCAAGGTGACATTAAGCCTTCAGGACCCGGTGCCCTGGGACCAGATCCTTGATCTTATTTTGAAAATGAACAGCCTTGGTAAAAAAATGGAGGGCAATGTTATCCGCATTGCCACTACGGCAACCCTTGCCAGGGAGGAAAACGAACGCCAGGAATCCATTGCTGCCCGGCAAAAATCCGAAGATCAGAAAAAAGCCTTAGAACCCCTTGTCACCGAATATATCCCTGTCAATTATTCAGATGCAAAGGCTGATATAGAGCCCCATGTATCCCAAATCTTGACCCCGGATCGGGGTAAGATTTCAGTGGATACCCGTACAAATATGCTGATCATTACCGATACCCAGGCCAAGATCACCCAGGCCAATGAGTTGATCTTCCGCCTGGATAAGGTGACGCCCCAGATCATGATTGAAGCCAAGGTGGTTGAGGTAACCAAGGAGTTTTCCAGGAGTTTCGGGATTAACTGGAATCTGTCCAATGCGCCTGATGTGACATCGGGCTTTGTGGATGATTACTCGGTGTCTGTTAACGGATCAAGCGTTGGGATCTCCGGTGATTTTTCCTTTTTTGGGCTGTTTGGGTCTTCTGTCAGCGCACTGAATGCACAGCTTGAAGCTTCCGAGGAACAGGGCGATGTCAGGATCGTATCCTCTCCAAGAATTCTGACTCTGGACAACAAAAAGGCCATGATCAAGCAGGGGGAGGAATATGCCTATTCGGTGATGGATGAGGCTGGCAATCCGTCTGTGTCATATAAAGACATTGACCTGTTGCTGGAAGTAACGCCCCATGTTACACCGGACAACAGAATTTCCATGACCGTTCGTCTGACCAAAAATGACATTGCCGGCTACAGTCCCGATGGCGCCCCTACCCTGGCGACCAATGAGGCGGAAACAGAGCTTTTGGTCAATAATAACGATACGGTTGTTATCGGCGGTGTGGTCAAAACGACCCAAAGCCAGGACAGCGATGGTATCCCTTTTCTGGCAGGCGTTCCTGGGCTTGGCTATCTTTTTGGCTCAAAAGCCAAGGCTGACGATCGAAATGAACTGCTTATTTTCCTGACGCCTTCCATTGTCCAGCTTGAGCAGAAAAGGCATATTGTTCAATAGCTCTTTGAGTATTCCAGTTCAGTATGGTGGCCGCTGGGAAACATTTTAAAAACTGGGCGCATTCATTATTATGATTCCCATACAGAAATTTAAAGATATTGTTGGTGATGAGTTTGTATTTACCGATGAGCCGACGATTCATCGGTATTCCCGGGCCACACTGCCCAAGAGTACGACGCCTGCAGCTGTTTTAAAACCTCTAAACAGCAGTGAAGTAACGGATATTATAAAAACGGCGAAAGAATATCGTGTCGGTATTTATCCCGTGAGCCGGGGATGTAACTGGGGCTACGGCTCGGCCTGTGCTGTGAGGGATGGACAGGTGATCCTGGATCTGTCCCGGATGAACCGGATTATCCATGTGGATGAGACCCTGGCATATGCCGTGATCGAGCCCGGGGTGACTCAGATTCAGCTCGTATCTTATTTAAAAGAAAATGATTTTCCCCTGTGGCTGGACTGCAGCGGATCGGGACCTGATGCCAGTATTTTGGGCAACACTTTGGAACGGGGGTTCGGGCACACGCCTTACGGAGATCATTTTATGCACTCCTGCGGCATGGAGGTGGTTCTGGGGGACGGGCGGACTCTAAAAACAGGGTATGGGCACTATGATAATGCCCAGGCCACCTATGTATTTAAATATGGTATTGGGCCGTATATGGATGGGTTGTTTACCCAGTCCAACTTCGGTGTCGTAACCCGGCTTGGGATTTGGTTAATGCCTGCGCCGGAATGCCTGAATATGTTTTACTGTGCCCTACCCCGGGAGGGGGATCTGGCTGCAGTGGTGGATGCATTGCGTCCGCTGAAGTTGAGTGGACAGGTTCAAAGCTTGATTCATATCGGCAATGATTTGAGGGTTTTTTCTTCATTCAATCAATACCCTTGGGAAAAGGCCGAGAATAAGACACCGTTGAGCGATGATTTGCGCGAGCAGTTCTGCAAAAAAGGCGGATTCGGTGCCTGGAATGTCAGTGGGGCCATCTATGGCAGTCGGGCGCAGGTGCGGATGACGCGGAAGGCGTTGAAAAAAGCGCTGAAACCGCTGGGGCGCATTCGGTTTATCGGAGACCGGACCCTGAGTGTCATAAACCGCCTA encodes the following:
- a CDS encoding type IV pilus secretin PilQ, whose translation is MMVNYRSAVRHYGTGLIMSVLLLSFTAGCVTQETAAPASTAKVQESRASQDDSASLPKTVDKIWVNPEADAFEVWIQGSPGLNDYTSIKQVFPFAVSVYLSNVRLAPGVDAGPFSDPRVSGIKVGFVDEAQTTVKVDILLKADLPYIVEEKPGRLGIILKGSRDSYQQTAGSDPVIYEPGQGLKAPAVLPEDVPIPGTTAHLTHIEFDNNDFGQSDIQILTDHPVRYETIQNRNDSLGLILYNTMVPLHHQRPLMTRYFNSAVEQVMPQPNPENPNDTLVDIKIREKVPFQVVQTTKGIHLTFEASTLSPPEFDKAKVSLSAEQKLNAEFKEPEQGASTLQGEGSSMDRDPLLNPASVRYTGEKIKLDFYETDIKNVFRILKSVSGKNFAIDKDVEGKVTLSLQDPVPWDQILDLILKMNSLGKKMEGNVIRIATTATLAREENERQESIAARQKSEDQKKALEPLVTEYIPVNYSDAKADIEPHVSQILTPDRGKISVDTRTNMLIITDTQAKITQANELIFRLDKVTPQIMIEAKVVEVTKEFSRSFGINWNLSNAPDVTSGFVDDYSVSVNGSSVGISGDFSFFGLFGSSVSALNAQLEASEEQGDVRIVSSPRILTLDNKKAMIKQGEEYAYSVMDEAGNPSVSYKDIDLLLEVTPHVTPDNRISMTVRLTKNDIAGYSPDGAPTLATNEAETELLVNNNDTVVIGGVVKTTQSQDSDGIPFLAGVPGLGYLFGSKAKADDRNELLIFLTPSIVQLEQKRHIVQ
- a CDS encoding FAD-binding oxidoreductase; this encodes MIPIQKFKDIVGDEFVFTDEPTIHRYSRATLPKSTTPAAVLKPLNSSEVTDIIKTAKEYRVGIYPVSRGCNWGYGSACAVRDGQVILDLSRMNRIIHVDETLAYAVIEPGVTQIQLVSYLKENDFPLWLDCSGSGPDASILGNTLERGFGHTPYGDHFMHSCGMEVVLGDGRTLKTGYGHYDNAQATYVFKYGIGPYMDGLFTQSNFGVVTRLGIWLMPAPECLNMFYCALPREGDLAAVVDALRPLKLSGQVQSLIHIGNDLRVFSSFNQYPWEKAENKTPLSDDLREQFCKKGGFGAWNVSGAIYGSRAQVRMTRKALKKALKPLGRIRFIGDRTLSVINRLSSLFDRFSLFPDLKTMSKSLDKVYGLLKGEPTDAFLFGTLWRVKTAVNSGAIADPLDFNAGMMWIAPIMPMTGATAERLIQLVNPVFEKYAFEPLITVSLITERAMVSVITIAYDKDNPEECIRAQECYDAFFSLIMSQGYVPYRTNIHTMKKLADRSQTFWEITKEIKSVLDPEGIIAPGRYQPFDKE